The segment GAGAATAAAGAAAAGCTCTATGATGAATATTATAATGACTTAATAAATTTTACAGATAAAAACCTAAAATATCTAAAACCACAACTAAATAAAATAGTTCTAGGTCTTACAGGAGGCTTTGATTCTCGTTTAACCTTAAGCATATTCAGTAATCTATGTAAAAAAAATAATATTGCCTTTGAAACATTTGTAAATGGCAACGATGATAATGGTGATGTTATAATTGCTAACAAAATTTCAAAAATAGTTGATGTCCCACATACTCAAAACAAGCCACCAGGAGGAAAACACAAAAGTCCTAAAACCATAAACGACTATATGCTTGTTTTTTACATCGGAAAAGGTGATTTTGACTCGAATAACTTTGATTCATCACGCAAATATATTAATGATCAACATTTATTATATATAAATGGGATGGATGCTTATAAAAGACATGATATGGATTCAATATATAGTGGTAATAGGTGGTTTGCAAAACGATACCTACAAGATAAAAATTTCTTTTTCCCCCTGTTTTACACAGAAAACGAAATATTTTTCGCATTAGAAACGACAAAAAATAATCCAGAAGGTTATAAGGAATTTATATATGAAATACTGAAAAGATCTAACCCAAAACTATTAGAAATACCAATTCTTGGGGACAACTTACCACAAACAAACATAAAACCATATTTGACTAAAAATTTATCAAATCATGAACAAGAACCCTTTTTATGGGATTATTCATTTGTTAGAAAAAATCTAAAAATTATATTAAATGAAAATTTAAATAAAAAATTAGGATTAAAAAGTAAAATAATAATTAAAATAATTGGGTTAAACGAACTAGACTTCTTTCTAAATAAAAAAATCTACAAAATTATAAATGCCTACAGAAAAGAGAAAATCACTCTTAAATTAGCTATTAAAAAACTAATTGAAGAAAAATCATCACAAGAATATCCAAAAAGGAAAACAATGATAAGCATGGATGGAAAAAATCTTAAAAGAAAAACCATCAAAAACATGAGAATATTAATGGACTATGCATCAGTTGCAAAAATGAAATCTTTCCAAGAAATAGAAAAAGAACTAAAAATTTAGAAAATACAAAATTTATAAATTTCATATAATATTATATTATGAGCTATTTCATATAAAAAAAATTAAGATTTATTAAAAATTTAAAAATTGAGGATTAAAATGAGTAACAATGATAATAAAATAATAAAAGACTCTATAATTGCATTAAAAAATGTTAAAGAAAAAATCCCACTTACAAATTGTATAACTAATTATGTAACAATTAATGATTGTGCAAATGCCGTTTTAGCTATTGGAGGATCACCTATGATGGCTGATGATCCTGAAGAAATTGAAGATTTTGTTGAAATAGCTGATACCCTAGTGATAAACATTGGTAAAATGAGTAAAAGCCAAATTGAAGCTATGCTTCTTGGAGCCGATTATGGAACAAAAACCAACACACCAATTGTTTTAGATCCAGTAGGTGTTGGAGTAACTAATCTTAGAAATAAAATTGTGCTTAAACTAATTAAAGAATCAAATATATCAGCTGTTCGAGGAAATATGTCTGAAATTAAAACTATAGCCCAACTTATTGATTTAGATGAGGTAAAATCCTTAAATAAAAGTTTAAGTAAAGGAGTAGATGTCTCTGAAGGGGATGAAACTACAAAAGAAAATTTAAAATCAAATGCAAAGATAATTAAAGCATTAGCTAAAGAAATAGATACAGTTATAATAGCTAGTGGAGCTATTGATATAATTTCCGATGGAAAAACAGTTTTTGCTTGTGAAAATGGAGACTCATTAATGCCAAAGATAACAGGAAGTGGATGTATGCTTAGTTCAATTGTTGGGACTTTTTGTGGAGCAAATGATCCATTTATAGGTGGAATAGCTGCTACAATAGCTATGGGAGTGGCTGGTGAAGAAGCTGGAAAAATAGTAAGAGAAGAAAAAACTGGAACTGGGACATTTAGATCTAAGTTAATCGATTATTTGTATAATATGGATGAAAAACTTCTCTTAAAAGAAACAAAATTATATGAAATCAAATTAATTAATTAATTAATTAATTAATTAATTCAATATTAAATATTAAAATTAATGAAATAAATTAAACTAATTATTATATGAAGAGATTAAATTATGAAAAATATTGATTATTCATTATATCTTGTTACAAATAGAGCTGGAAAAACAGAAGAAGAGTTTATAACTACAATAGAACAGGCCATTTTAGGAGGAGTTACTGTAGTACAGCTACGTGAGAAAGACTTATCTACTGGTAAATTTTATAGATTAGCTAGTAAAGTTAAAGAGTTGACTTCAAAATATGATATTCCATTAATAATAAATGACAGATTAGATATTGCATTAGCTATTAATGCAGATGGAGTTCATGTTGGACAAAGCGATATGCCAGGAGATATTGTTAGAAGTATTATTGGAAAAAATAAGATATTAGGAATATCAGCAGCTACAATCAAAGATACTATAAAAGCAGAAAAGGATGGAGCAGATTATATTGGAAGTGGAGCCATATTCCCCACACAAACAAAAGATGCTGATTGTATCACAATAGATTACTTAAAAGAAATAGTTAATGCAGTTAATATTCCAATAATAGCTATCGGAGGATTAACTGAAGATAATATTGAATCATTAGTCAATACAAATATTGGTGGAATTTCTCTTGTTTCAGCCATTATGGAAAGTAACAATCCCAAAAAAACTGTTCAAAAGTTAAAAACAGAGTTTGAATTATTATAAAAGAATTCAGCTGATTAATTCAGCTGATGATTATTATTATACTTATTATTATAATTATTATTATAACTATTAAATTTATTATCAATTAATATTATTAATTATCCTAATATCATTTACCATTATCATATATTTCATTACTATATTTCTTTATTATTCATTCATTTTTTTAGCCGATTCTTTTAAAGCTTCAACTGCAGCTAATTTTTTACCTGATAAAAGATTTATACAAGCACCACCACCACTACTAACATGACTGACATCATCTTCAAATCCCATTGCCATAGTAGCAGCTGCAATATGTCCTCCACCAATTATAGAAAATCCATCAGAACTAGCTATTGCATTAAGAAGATCTTCAGTTCCCATTGCAAATTTGGGATCTTCAAATACACCAGCTGGACCATTTGCAAAAATGGTTTTTGCAGATCTGATTATCTTTGCATATTCTTTAATAGATTCTATCCCAATATCAAAAATAGGGAAATTTGGAATGTTTTCAATTGAAATATCTTCTCTTTCTTTATTTCCATTTTCAATAGCTACATCCTTAGGATAAACAATTTTAGAACCAAATTTTTTAAGAAGTTTCTTTGATTTTTTAACTAAATAACAATAATCCCTATCTTTAATAAATTTTTTATTTATCTTCCCAATATCAATTCCAGAAGCTAAAAGAACAATATTAGCTACAAGACCTGAA is part of the Methanobrevibacter sp. TMH8 genome and harbors:
- the thiE gene encoding thiamine phosphate synthase, which translates into the protein MKNIDYSLYLVTNRAGKTEEEFITTIEQAILGGVTVVQLREKDLSTGKFYRLASKVKELTSKYDIPLIINDRLDIALAINADGVHVGQSDMPGDIVRSIIGKNKILGISAATIKDTIKAEKDGADYIGSGAIFPTQTKDADCITIDYLKEIVNAVNIPIIAIGGLTEDNIESLVNTNIGGISLVSAIMESNNPKKTVQKLKTEFELL
- the thiM gene encoding hydroxyethylthiazole kinase: MSNNDNKIIKDSIIALKNVKEKIPLTNCITNYVTINDCANAVLAIGGSPMMADDPEEIEDFVEIADTLVINIGKMSKSQIEAMLLGADYGTKTNTPIVLDPVGVGVTNLRNKIVLKLIKESNISAVRGNMSEIKTIAQLIDLDEVKSLNKSLSKGVDVSEGDETTKENLKSNAKIIKALAKEIDTVIIASGAIDIISDGKTVFACENGDSLMPKITGSGCMLSSIVGTFCGANDPFIGGIAATIAMGVAGEEAGKIVREEKTGTGTFRSKLIDYLYNMDEKLLLKETKLYEIKLIN